From a region of the Mus pahari chromosome 12, PAHARI_EIJ_v1.1, whole genome shotgun sequence genome:
- the Adamts1 gene encoding A disintegrin and metalloproteinase with thrombospondin motifs 1, which produces MQPKVSLRSRKQKPCSDMGDVQRAARSRSSLSAHMLLLLLSSITMLLCARGAHGRPTEEDEELVLPSLERAPGHDSTTRLRLDAFGQQLHLKLQPDSGFLAPGFTLQTVGRSPGSEAQHLDPTGDLAHCFYSGTVNGDPSSAAALSLCEGVRGAFYLQGEEFFIQPAPGVATERLVPAVPEEESSARTQFHILRRRRRGSGGAKCGVMDDETLPTSDSRPESQNTRNQWPLRDPTPQGAGKPSEPGSIRKKRFVSSPRYVETMLVADQSMADFHGSGLKHYLLTLFSVAARFYKHPSIRNSISLVVVKILVIYEEQKGPEVTSNAALTLRNFCSWQKQHNSPSDRDPEHYDTAILFTRQDLCGSHTCDTLGMADVGTVCDPSRSCSVIEDDGLQAAFTTAHELGHVFNMPHDDAKHCASFNGVSGDSHLMASMLSSLDHSQPWSPCSAYMVTSFLDNGHGECLMDKPQNPIKLPSDLPGTLYDANRQCQFTFGEESKHCPDAASTCTTLWCTGTSGGLLVCQTKHFPWADGTSCGEGKWCVSGKCVNKTDMKHFATPVHGSWGPWGPWGDCSRTCGGGVQYTMRECDNPVPKNGGKYCEGKRVRYRSCNIEDCPDNNGKTFREEQCEAHNEFSKASFGNEPTVEWTPKYAGVSPKDRCKLTCEAKGIGYFFVLQPKVVDGTPCSPDSTSVCVQGQCVKAGCDRVIDSKKKFDKCGVCGGNGSTCKKVSGIVTSTRPGYHDIVTIPAGATNIEVKHRNQRGSRNNGSFLAIRAADGTYILNGNFTLSTLEQDLTYKGTVLRYSGSSAALERIRSFSPLKEPLTIQVLMVGHALRPKIKFTYFMKKKMESFNAIPTFSEWVIEEWGECSKTCGSGWQRRVVQCRDINGHPASECAKEVKPASTRPCADLPCPHWQVGDWSPCSKTCGKGYKKRTLKCVSHDGGVLSNESCDPLKKPKHYIDFCTLAQCG; this is translated from the exons ATGCAGCCAAAAGTCTCTTTGAGGTCACGCAAGCAGAAGCCCTGCTCCGACATGGGGGACGTCCAGCGGGCAGCGAGATCTCGGAGCTCTCTGTCCGCACACATGCTGTTGCTGCTCCTCTCTTCCATAACAATGCTGCTATGTGCGCGGGGCGCACACGGGCGCCCCACGGAGGAAGATGAGGAGCTGGTGCTGCCCTCGCTGGAGCGCGCCCCTGGCCACGATTCCACCACACGCCTCCGTCTGGACGCCTTTGGCCAGCAGCTACATCTGAAGTTGCAACCGGACAGCGGTTTCTTGGCGCCTGGCTTCACCCTGCAAACGGTGGGGCGCAGTCCCGGGTCCGAGGCACAACATCTGGACCCCACCGGGGACCTGGCTCACTGCTTTTACTCTGGCACGGTGAACGGTGACCCCAGCTCCGCCGCCGCCCTCAGCCTCTGTGAAGGTGTGCGCGGTGCCTTCTACCTACAAGGAGAGGAGTTCTTCATTCAGCCAGCGCCTGGAGTGGCCACCGAGCGCCTGGTCCCTGCCGTGCCTGAGGAGGAGTCATCCGCACGGACGCAGTTCCACATCCTGAGGCGAAGGCGGCGGGGCAGCGGCGGCGCCAAGTGCGGTGTCATGGACGACGAGACCCTGCCAACCAGCGACTCACGACCCGAGAGCCAGAACACCCGGAACCAGTGGCCTCTGCGGGACCCCACGCCTCAGGGCGCGGGAAAGCCATCAG aaCCAGGAAGCATAAGGAAGAAGCGATTTGTGTCCAGCCCCCGTTATGTGGAAACCATGCTCGTGGCTGACCAGTCCATGGCCGACTTCCACGGCAGTGGTCTAAAGCATTACCTTCTAACCCTGTTCTCGGTGGCAGCCAGGTTTTACAAGCATCCCAGCATTAGGAATTCAATTAGCCTGGTGGTAGTGAAGATCTTGGTCATATATGAGGAGCAGAAGGGACCAGAAGTTACCTCCAATGCTGCTCTCACCCTTCGGAATTTCTGCAGCTGGCAGAAACAACACAACAGCCCCAGTGACCGGGATCCAGAGCACTATGACACAGCAATTCTGTTCACCAGACAG GATTTATGCGGCTCCCACACGTGTGACACTCTCGGGATGGCTGATGTTGGGACCGTATGTGACCCCAGCCGGAGCTGTTCAGTCATAGAAGATGATGGTTTGCAAGCTGCCTTCACCACAGCCCATGAATTGG GCCATGTGTTTAACATGCCGCACGATGATGCTAAGCACTGTGCCAGCTTTAATGGTGTGAGTGGGGATTCTCATCTGATGGCCTCGATGCTCTCTAGCTTGGACCATAGCCAGCCCTGGTCGCCTTGCAGCGCCTACATGGTCACGTCCTTCCTGGATAACGGCCACG ggGAATGTTTGATGGACAAACCCCAGAATCCAATCAAGCTCCCATCTGATCTCCCTGGTACCCTGTACGATGCCAACCGCCAATGTCAGTTTACATTCGGAGAGGAATCCAAGCACTGCCCTGATGCAGCCAGCACATGTACTACCCTGTGGTGCACTGGCACCTCCGGTGGCTTACTGGTGTGCCAAACAAAACACTTCCCTTGGGCAGATGGCACCAGCTGCGGAGAAGGGAAGTGGTGTGTCAGTGGCAAGTGTGTGAACAAGACCGACATGAAGCATTTTGCT ACTCCTGTTCATGGAAGCTGGGGACCATGGGGACCATGGGGAGACTGCTCGAGAACCTGTGGTGGTGGAGTTCAATACACAATGAGAGAATGTGACAACCCGGTCCCGAAGAACGGAGGGAAGTACTGTGAAGGCAAACGAGTCCGCTACAGGTCCTGTAACATTGAGGACTGTCCAGACAATAATG GAAAAACATTCAGAGAGGAGCAGTGTGAGGCGCACAATGAGTTTTCCAAAGCTTCCTTTGGGAATGAGCCCACTGTGGAATGGACACCCAAGTATGCTGGCGTCTCGCCAAAGGACAGGTGCAAGCTCACCTGTGAAGCCAAAGGCATTGGCTACTTCTTTGTTTTACAGCCCAAG GTTGTAGATGGCACTCCCTGTAGTCCAGATTCTACCTCTGTCTGTGTGCAAGGGCAGTGTGTGAAAGCTGGCTGTGATCGCGTCATAGACTCCAAAAAGAAGTTCGATAAGTGTGGCGTTTGTGGAGGAAACGGCTCCACGTGCAAGAAGGTATCAGGAATCGTCACTAGTACAAG ACCTGGGTATCATGACATTGTCACAATTCCTGCTGGAGCCACCAACATTGAAGTGAAACATCGGAATCAAAGGGGGTCCAGAAACAATGGCAGCTTCCTGGCTATTAGAGCCGCTGATGGTACCTATATTCTGAATGGGAACTTCACTCTGTCCACACTAGAGCAAGACCTCACCTACAAAGGTACTGTCTTAAGGTACAGTGGTTCCTCGGCTGCGTTGGAAAGAATCCGCAGCTTTAGTCCACTCAAAGAACCCTTAACCATCCAGGTTCTTATGGTAGGCCATGCTCTCCGACCCAAAATCAAATTCACCTACTTtatgaagaagaagatggagtCATTCAACGCCATTCCTACGTTTTCTGAGTGGGTGATTGAAGAGTGGGGGGAGTGCTCCAAGACGTGCGGCTCAGGTTGGCAGAGGAGAGTGGTTCAGTGCAGAGACATTAACGGTCACCCTGCTTCCGAATGTGCAAAAGAAGTGAAGCCAGCCAGTACCAGACCTTGTGCAGACCTTCCTTGCCCACACTGGCAGGTGGGGGATTGGTCACCATGTTCCAAAACTTGCGGGAAGGGTTACAAGAAGAGAACCTTGAAATGTGTGTCCCACGATGGGGGTGTGTTATCAAATGAGAGCTGTGATCCTTTGAAGAAGCCAAAGCATTACATTGACTTTTGCACACTGGCACAGTGCGGTTAA